From the genome of Candidatus Neomarinimicrobiota bacterium:
AATGTTTGTTCCCCACAGAGGATGGTGTTATGATCGGAACGGCTACCAATGGTTTGGCAGTCTATAATCAGGATAGCAAGGGCTGGAGGTATTGGAACAAAACCAATTCCGGAGGTGGATTGGTATCCAATAATGCCATCATAGACATCGTTTATTATGAGGAGCATTACTGGATGGCCACTGATGAAGGTCCAGCGATCTTTGATGGAAGTGAATGGTGGCCAAATCATGTGTTGGCAACCATATATGATGATTGGAAAGCCGATAAAATGCCTACTGCTGAAGATCCGTTCAGCAAAAATTTCGCCGCCTGTGTGGGACTGGGTGTTGACGATGAGGGCTACCTCTGGATGGGTTCGGTCAACAATGGATTGGTTCGATTGAAGACCAATAACACATACACCACTGGTTATGATGATACCATAGAACTCTATCCCGGTCCAGACAGTCTGTCTGAGGATTTGGATGAGTTGGCAGATGCAGACCTCATGGATCTGTTGGTGGATGGCAAAATGATCTGGCTGGCTACCGATGAAGGTGTGGTCTCATACAATTATCAAGATACGGTCTGGACCCACTATCCAAAGGATGGTGTCAATGGGCTGTTGAATGATAATATCAATGTTATTGAGAAATTACCGGAATCCCTGGGTGGCAATCTGGTCTTGGGAACCGATAAAGGACTGGCCTTCCTGGTGGATAGTACTTTTACGGTTTATCTCAACTCTGATTCCACAATACCCGATAAGAAAGTGTACAGCCTGTACTATCGCAATGACAATGAATTCTACGTGGGTACCAAAAAAGGCTTTGCCGTGCTGGATCTCTCAAATGCCAGTGATGATTTCACATCTGGTATTACATTTGAGACTTTTGGGGCAGATTGGGGTGATTCAACTATCTATAGCCATAAGAATATCCGGGATATCACGTTTGCTGGTGATTATGGATATTTTGGCACGGAGGAAGGTCTGGAACAACGTATCTCAAAATATGAATGGAATACTTTCAGCCCTCAACCGGGAGATGTATTAGAGATGTACACCCGTAAGGAGTTCAGCAGTCAGGATATTTACCTGTACGAGACCTCAGCTGCCAAGGAAGATGCTGAAAAGGTCGTTAATCAGCTCGAAGCAGTTTCAGTAGTACCGAATCCCTATGTGGCTGCAGCTATCTGGGAGCGTAAACCCTATCTGCAATCCGGGAGAGGTGAGCGGAAGATCTATTTTATCAATCTGCCCATGGAATGTACTATTCGGATATACACCATGGCTGGAGAACTGGTTCGCAAGTTGGAACACAATGAATCCGTGTTCAATGGAGCCGAACCGTGGGACTTGCTTAATCTGGATAATCTGGAGGTCGCCTACGGCGTTTACATCTATCACATTGAAACTGATAACGCAGAAACCATCGGCAAATTTGCCGTGATCAAGTAGGAGGTTGAGCATGAAAAAACAATTGATCATTCTACTTGTTATTGCAGTTACCTTTAGTTTTGGACAGTATAAAGGTGGTACAACGGCCGCTCAGTTCCTCAAGATCGGAATTGGTAGCCGGGCAACTGGCATGGGGGAAGCCTATGTCGCCATGAGTCAGGATGCCACAGGGCTCTATTGGAATCCGGCCGGGATCGCGCAGGCAGGCGGAGGGGAAATCCTGTTCCAGCGTAACAACTGGATCGCTGATGTTGCCATTAACTACATCGGTGTCATCTTTCCGCTTTACGGAATTGGCACAGTGGGTGTCAGTATCACTTCGCTGACCATGGATGATATGCCGGTGACCACTGAACTGGAACCCGATGGAACAGGTGAGGAATTCACCGCCAGCGATCTGGCTATGCAGGTCAGTGTTGGTCGATCCTTGACTGACCGGTTCTCCATCGGCTTTAACGCCAAATATATCCAACAGAATATCTGGCATAGTACGGCCACTGCCATGGCTATCGATGTGGGAACTTTGTTTAGGACTCAATTCAATGATATGCGACTGGGTATGAGCATCTCAAACTATGGCTCCAGCATGACCATGACCGGCCGTGACGGTCTGGAACGCTATGATCCCGCTCCAGGTTTTGAAGGGAATAACGATGCCATACCGGTGGATTATTCCATGGATGCTTGGGATCTGCCCCTCATCTTTCGGGTTGGTGTGGCCATGGAGGTTCTGGAAATGGGCGTTACCAAGGTCACTGTTGCTGTGGATGCCATTCATCCAAATGACAACTATGAATCCATTAACCTGGGGACTGAAATCAGTATTCTGGATAAATATTTTCTGAGAGCCGGTTGGAAATCTCCTTTTGTAGAAACCAATACCAGTCTGGCTGCTGCTGATCTGGAACGCAGAGAAGAAGGTTTTACAGTTGGTGCCGGTTTCGATCTGCCCTTGTTTGGTTCAGCTTCAGGCTTAAGGTTTGATTATGCCTATGCCGATTTTGGCCGGTTGAACAACACACAACGCTTTAATATGAGTTTGTATTTCTAGACGAAGTATAATTTGTGTTATTTGGTTGTTTAGTTATTTACCCCGGGCTCCAGAGGCTGTGTGAAAACTTCATTGCGCCGGAATAATTGCTTGCTGATATTATCTTTAGTTATCTAGGTATAGTACTGTTAGTATTGATACTTACCCCAGGCTTCAGCCTGGGGGTTATAAAAATATTAAAAAGGAGGGTTTTAGCCCAACAATATTGGGCTAAAACCCAAAGTAATAGTGGGATATCATACCCCCAAGCTAAAGCATGGGGTAAGCGTTGTCCCTATTCACACACAGCCTCTCCAACCCGGAGTATATCATAAGTTGATGTTAAAACCCATTGTGAGTTAATAAATATATTTTACTTTCAACTCATGCTTAAAATTTAATACAGGTTCGTGGTCAGCCCAGTCAGGTTGGTACGAACCTTTTTTTGATAGTCATCAATTCTTTAATCTAAGGTGAGACAACCATGAAACAGTTAATTCGAGCATTCTTGATTCTCCTGACCATAACCCAATTCCTTTTCGCGGGAACTGCCGGAAAGATTACTGGTAAGGTGACTGATGCCAGTACCGGTGAACCCCTCATCGGTGTCAATGTTATCGTTCCATCCACAGGCCAGGGGGGAG
Proteins encoded in this window:
- a CDS encoding PorV/PorQ family protein, whose protein sequence is MKKQLIILLVIAVTFSFGQYKGGTTAAQFLKIGIGSRATGMGEAYVAMSQDATGLYWNPAGIAQAGGGEILFQRNNWIADVAINYIGVIFPLYGIGTVGVSITSLTMDDMPVTTELEPDGTGEEFTASDLAMQVSVGRSLTDRFSIGFNAKYIQQNIWHSTATAMAIDVGTLFRTQFNDMRLGMSISNYGSSMTMTGRDGLERYDPAPGFEGNNDAIPVDYSMDAWDLPLIFRVGVAMEVLEMGVTKVTVAVDAIHPNDNYESINLGTEISILDKYFLRAGWKSPFVETNTSLAAADLERREEGFTVGAGFDLPLFGSASGLRFDYAYADFGRLNNTQRFNMSLYF